The proteins below are encoded in one region of Campylobacter rectus:
- the rpoD gene encoding RNA polymerase sigma factor RpoD yields MSTAKKEALTLIEELFKENAKGYITYEKLVKFLDKTPTAAMAKKIESLAKANKIRLITSAEIAKMRNIEDAKKRREELAKLADDNLEEEFDLASETDLLEWSRSDSPVRMYLREMGQIALLTKEEEVEISKKIELGEDIIIDAFCSVPYLIDFILDYKEPLINRERRVKELFRSFDDEGEEDSEEVEEEEEEEIEDGDNESEEKAVKPKKHNKKDDKRAEKVIESFKALEKAKKEWLKTANKQNDVETEDEFLAKITLAFKKKILKDKLMDLGPTSKLITEIVKSMETALKSDDDFDKELKRLEYKLPMFSDELKKNHKSILKDIIKLSKDDIIARVPEATMVSTYVEIKKLFATKEASKSGFNLDPILLKEILEQIKRGKKISDEAKARMAKSNLRLVVSIAKRYTNRGLPFLDLIQEGNIGLMKAVDKFEYKKGYKFSTYATWWIRQAISRAIADQARTIRIPIHMIETINRINKINRKYLQEEGKEPDVSVIAQEVGLSVDKVKQVIKITKEPISLEAPIGNEEDGKFGDFVEDRSSLSPMDHILKNDLKEQIDEVLDQLNEREKAVIRMRFGLLDDESDRTLEEIGKELNVTRERVRQIESSAIKKLKHPKVGRKLKNYIEG; encoded by the coding sequence ATGAGTACCGCAAAAAAAGAGGCATTGACGCTCATAGAAGAGCTTTTTAAAGAAAACGCCAAAGGCTACATCACTTACGAAAAATTAGTCAAATTTTTAGACAAAACGCCCACTGCGGCGATGGCAAAAAAGATAGAATCTCTTGCTAAAGCAAATAAAATCCGGCTCATCACCTCGGCTGAAATCGCAAAAATGCGAAACATCGAGGACGCCAAAAAGCGCCGCGAGGAGCTAGCCAAACTAGCCGATGACAATCTCGAAGAGGAATTTGACCTCGCTAGCGAAACGGACCTGCTCGAGTGGTCGCGCTCGGACAGCCCCGTGCGTATGTATCTGCGCGAAATGGGACAAATCGCGCTGCTAACCAAAGAAGAAGAAGTAGAAATCAGCAAAAAAATCGAGCTGGGCGAGGACATCATCATCGACGCATTTTGCTCGGTGCCCTATCTCATCGACTTTATCCTTGATTATAAAGAACCTCTCATAAACCGCGAACGCCGCGTAAAAGAGCTTTTTAGAAGCTTTGACGACGAAGGCGAAGAAGATAGCGAAGAGGTCGAAGAAGAGGAAGAGGAAGAAATCGAGGACGGCGACAACGAGAGCGAAGAGAAGGCGGTTAAGCCTAAAAAACATAACAAAAAAGACGACAAGCGCGCCGAAAAGGTGATAGAGAGCTTTAAAGCGCTCGAAAAAGCCAAAAAAGAGTGGTTAAAAACGGCAAATAAACAAAACGACGTCGAGACGGAGGATGAGTTTTTAGCAAAGATAACGCTTGCGTTTAAAAAGAAAATTTTAAAAGATAAGCTGATGGACTTAGGGCCTACCAGCAAGCTCATAACCGAGATCGTAAAGTCGATGGAAACGGCGCTAAAAAGCGATGACGACTTTGATAAAGAGCTAAAAAGGCTTGAGTATAAGCTGCCTATGTTTAGCGACGAACTAAAGAAAAATCACAAATCGATCCTAAAAGATATCATCAAGCTAAGCAAAGACGACATCATCGCTAGAGTGCCCGAGGCCACGATGGTCTCGACCTACGTGGAGATCAAAAAACTGTTTGCGACCAAGGAAGCGAGCAAGAGCGGATTTAACCTCGATCCGATACTTTTAAAGGAAATTTTAGAGCAAATCAAACGCGGCAAAAAGATATCCGACGAAGCAAAAGCCAGGATGGCAAAGTCAAATTTACGCCTAGTCGTGAGCATAGCTAAGCGCTACACGAACCGCGGTTTGCCGTTTTTAGACCTTATTCAAGAAGGCAACATCGGACTAATGAAAGCGGTTGATAAATTCGAGTATAAAAAAGGGTATAAATTTTCGACCTATGCGACGTGGTGGATACGCCAAGCCATCAGCCGCGCCATCGCCGATCAGGCCCGCACGATACGCATCCCTATCCATATGATAGAAACGATAAATCGTATCAACAAAATCAACCGCAAATACCTCCAAGAAGAGGGCAAAGAGCCTGATGTGAGCGTCATCGCGCAGGAAGTCGGACTAAGCGTAGACAAAGTAAAGCAAGTCATCAAAATCACAAAAGAACCTATCAGCCTAGAGGCTCCTATCGGTAACGAGGAGGACGGCAAATTCGGGGATTTCGTCGAGGACAGAAGCTCGCTAAGCCCGATGGATCACATCCTAAAAAACGACCTAAAAGAGCAGATAGACGAGGTCTTAGATCAGCTAAACGAGCGCGAAAAAGCCGTCATCAGGATGAGATTTGGCCTGCTCGACGACGAGAGCGACCGCACGCTAGAAGAGATCGGCAAGGAGCTAAACGTAACTCGCGAGCGCGTCCGCCAGATCGAAAGCTCTGCTATCAAAAAACTAAAACACCCGAAAGTCGGCAGAAAACTCAAAAACTACATCGAGGGCTAA
- a CDS encoding DUF3373 family protein, which yields MKKLVILSVAASLSMAASQSDTLKSLEEQVKMLQAQIQELKADQEKLKNSTQVVNANGETLSVAKNAQDIKSIRTDLTDVKKQTSGDHIKFNADLRTAYDEINYKYNGNTGKKRRNGIWTNKLILGMSAAPTDNLVFRGSVGAYKIYGQNNIANSSYFQNFDWYDNQKPNDTALRIREAYFLYMNEMGSVPYTVSFGRRPSTDGFLTNLRADNANPNSPIGHNINMEFDGASFKFDLDKLTNIPGFYAKLCLGRGFSDTIGAYSMNMSTMGFNPGYVNDDKNPNMDLAGLILQFYDDGQYKLLGNYFVAKNLMDMDIDGIAVIPKYDAQGHMIGSINRPSFSFKDVGDMTGGALSLQVNGIGDGISDFLDDSIFFASFAFSKTKPNNNKLGAITPNGMGKVSGMLGSTDSKFGSSLYVGLQIPGFFQKDRIGFEYNHGSKYWRSFTYGEDTLIGSKLAARGDAYETYYILPIVDKNFTAQLSFLHIDYDYTGSDTFFGWTGTPMDVDQTPGAVKKAQQIRASLRYRY from the coding sequence ATGAAAAAACTCGTAATCTTATCGGTAGCGGCTTCGCTATCGATGGCGGCTAGTCAAAGCGATACGCTAAAATCGCTTGAAGAGCAAGTAAAGATGCTTCAAGCTCAGATTCAAGAGCTAAAAGCCGATCAAGAAAAGCTAAAAAATTCCACTCAAGTCGTAAATGCTAACGGCGAAACATTAAGCGTAGCCAAAAATGCGCAAGATATAAAATCGATTAGAACCGATCTTACCGATGTTAAAAAGCAAACTTCCGGCGATCATATCAAATTTAATGCGGATTTGCGAACGGCTTACGATGAGATCAATTACAAATACAATGGAAATACCGGCAAGAAAAGAAGAAACGGAATTTGGACAAACAAACTTATACTTGGGATGTCCGCCGCTCCAACGGATAATTTGGTATTTCGCGGGTCGGTTGGTGCGTATAAAATTTACGGACAAAACAACATAGCAAATTCGTCGTATTTTCAGAATTTCGACTGGTATGATAACCAAAAGCCAAACGATACCGCGCTTCGTATAAGAGAGGCTTATTTTTTATATATGAACGAAATGGGTAGCGTGCCTTATACCGTTAGTTTTGGCAGAAGACCGAGCACGGACGGATTTTTGACGAATTTGCGCGCCGATAATGCAAATCCGAATTCTCCGATCGGTCATAACATCAATATGGAATTTGACGGAGCGAGCTTTAAATTCGATCTTGATAAACTGACTAATATCCCGGGCTTTTACGCTAAACTTTGCCTTGGCAGAGGGTTTTCTGACACGATAGGCGCGTATTCTATGAATATGAGCACAATGGGCTTTAATCCCGGATACGTCAATGATGACAAAAATCCGAATATGGATTTGGCCGGACTAATATTGCAGTTTTACGATGACGGACAGTATAAGCTGCTTGGAAATTACTTTGTAGCTAAGAATTTGATGGATATGGATATTGACGGTATCGCTGTCATACCTAAATATGATGCTCAGGGGCATATGATAGGTTCGATAAACAGACCTAGTTTTAGCTTCAAAGATGTAGGCGATATGACCGGTGGCGCGTTGTCGTTGCAAGTAAATGGCATAGGAGACGGTATAAGCGATTTTTTAGATGATTCCATATTTTTCGCTTCATTTGCGTTTAGCAAAACAAAACCAAACAATAACAAGCTCGGAGCTATAACGCCTAATGGAATGGGGAAAGTTTCCGGAATGCTTGGAAGCACAGATAGTAAATTCGGATCTTCGCTTTATGTCGGACTTCAAATTCCTGGATTTTTTCAAAAAGATAGGATTGGGTTTGAATACAATCACGGCTCGAAATATTGGAGAAGTTTTACATATGGCGAAGATACTTTGATCGGCTCGAAATTAGCCGCAAGAGGCGATGCGTATGAGACGTATTATATTTTGCCTATCGTGGATAAAAATTTCACCGCACAATTAAGCTTTTTGCATATAGATTATGACTATACCGGAAGTGATACGTTTTTTGGCTGGACGGGAACACCAATGGACGTGGATCAAACGCCTGGCGCAGTGAAAAAAGCTCAACAAATACGTGCTAGTTTAAGATACCGCTATTAA
- a CDS encoding flagellar hook-basal body protein, with protein sequence MNNGYYQATGAMVTQFNRLDVIANNLANINTIGFKRDDVVVGDFERIFKEYRDELPIKNHTKDAAKFLNRTIDRVPQISEQYVDFSQGGLKFSNNDLDFAMKREDLFFLVEVKPGDVRLTKNGSFNLDEDGFLVTKEGYKVLPSDYFSNNFQGIQIPEGERFSADKNGNLYSNEEPLARLYIAQPKEIRNLTKEGDNLYVLPNLKELEDVGGEIDAVAWKYTQISNVNAVTEMVGLIETQRFVEMYQKVMTSHMDDLNQEAISKLASTKV encoded by the coding sequence ATGAACAACGGCTACTACCAAGCAACCGGCGCCATGGTGACGCAGTTTAACCGCCTAGACGTCATCGCAAACAATCTTGCCAACATAAACACTATCGGCTTTAAGCGCGACGACGTCGTGGTAGGGGATTTTGAGAGGATTTTCAAAGAGTATCGCGATGAGCTGCCGATAAAAAATCATACGAAAGACGCGGCGAAATTTCTAAACAGAACTATCGACAGGGTGCCGCAAATTTCGGAGCAATACGTGGATTTTAGTCAGGGCGGGCTTAAATTTTCAAACAACGACCTTGATTTTGCGATGAAGCGAGAGGATCTTTTTTTCCTAGTCGAGGTAAAGCCCGGCGACGTGCGCCTAACCAAAAACGGCTCGTTTAACCTCGACGAGGACGGATTTTTGGTAACTAAAGAAGGCTACAAGGTGCTGCCGAGCGATTATTTTTCGAATAATTTTCAAGGCATCCAGATCCCCGAAGGCGAGCGCTTCTCCGCCGATAAAAACGGCAATCTATACTCAAACGAGGAGCCGCTAGCCAGGCTTTATATCGCGCAGCCAAAAGAGATACGAAATCTAACCAAAGAGGGCGATAATCTCTATGTTTTACCGAATTTAAAGGAGCTTGAAGACGTGGGCGGCGAGATAGACGCGGTCGCGTGGAAATACACTCAAATCTCCAACGTAAATGCCGTGACCGAGATGGTCGGACTAATCGAGACGCAGCGCTTTGTCGAGATGTATCAAAAGGTGATGACGTCACATATGGATGATCTAAATCAGGAAGCCATAAGTAAGCTCGCTAGCACGAAAGTCTAA
- a CDS encoding YgaP family membrane protein: MKLVDRILRILIGCIVVYLFGFFCNHLPLWPAIIGVVLILSGVAGYCPAYKLLDRPSSLSKKNRAIRSAVGLLWIVGFGIAGSLGMCSPWWALIGLIPLAIGLSGWCPACSIFGRCSIKK, translated from the coding sequence ATGAAATTAGTCGATAGAATTTTAAGAATTCTTATAGGTTGTATCGTTGTTTATCTGTTTGGATTTTTTTGCAATCACTTACCGCTATGGCCGGCGATCATAGGAGTGGTATTGATTTTAAGCGGTGTTGCGGGTTATTGTCCGGCTTATAAGTTGCTAGACCGCCCATCATCGCTTAGTAAAAAAAATAGAGCGATAAGAAGCGCGGTAGGTCTTTTATGGATCGTCGGTTTTGGTATTGCCGGCTCGCTTGGTATGTGCAGTCCTTGGTGGGCGCTAATCGGTCTTATACCTCTTGCTATAGGGCTTAGCGGCTGGTGCCCTGCGTGCTCTATTTTCGGACGCTGCAGTATAAAAAAGTAA
- a CDS encoding FecCD family ABC transporter permease, which produces MLNLALIAIWLLLSLVSLCLGQYHVSIDEAIKILLGSDADATARSVMYDIRIPRILLSSLCGGSLALAGLSLQAVFKNPLVGPHIVGVSTAAAFGGALCILLGFGSFYIVGFAFFFGLAALFMLYFIAKLVARADIFSLILAGIVINGVFAALTSLVQYLADNEEVLPNIVYWLLGSFVSANYDKITLMAIVALPCATILIMLRWRFNLLSLNDDDLKVLGLNIVRLRSVILLLCTLLIAVQVSVSGNIGWVGLVVPHIVRLIAGSDHVRLMPACFIAGAVFMLAIDDLSRCISSAEVPLGILSALVGSPIFAFLLKRSSKNAKSN; this is translated from the coding sequence ATGCTAAATTTGGCGCTGATTGCGATCTGGCTGCTACTTAGCCTCGTATCTTTGTGCTTAGGGCAGTATCACGTAAGCATAGACGAAGCGATTAAAATTTTATTGGGCTCGGACGCCGACGCCACGGCGCGTAGCGTGATGTATGATATTAGAATCCCGCGTATCCTGCTCTCGTCTTTGTGCGGCGGATCGCTCGCGCTTGCGGGTTTGAGTCTGCAAGCGGTGTTTAAAAACCCGCTTGTAGGCCCGCACATCGTGGGCGTCAGCACTGCGGCGGCATTTGGCGGCGCGCTTTGCATACTGCTTGGTTTTGGTTCGTTTTATATCGTGGGTTTTGCCTTCTTTTTCGGGCTTGCGGCGCTTTTTATGCTCTATTTTATCGCCAAGCTCGTAGCCAGAGCCGATATTTTTTCGCTCATTCTAGCAGGCATCGTTATCAACGGCGTATTTGCCGCGCTTACGAGCCTCGTGCAGTATCTCGCCGATAACGAAGAGGTGCTGCCCAACATCGTGTATTGGCTACTGGGTAGCTTCGTTAGCGCTAATTACGACAAGATCACGCTTATGGCGATCGTTGCCCTACCCTGCGCGACGATACTCATAATGCTACGCTGGAGATTTAATCTACTAAGCCTAAACGACGATGATTTAAAGGTGCTCGGGCTAAACATCGTTCGGTTGCGATCGGTGATTTTGCTGCTTTGCACGCTGCTTATCGCCGTGCAAGTAAGCGTCAGCGGAAACATAGGCTGGGTCGGACTCGTGGTGCCTCACATCGTGCGGCTGATCGCAGGCAGCGACCATGTGAGGCTAATGCCCGCCTGCTTCATCGCCGGGGCGGTCTTTATGCTCGCGATCGATGACCTGTCCCGTTGTATCAGCAGCGCCGAGGTGCCGCTTGGAATTTTATCCGCGCTCGTAGGAAGCCCGATATTCGCCTTTTTACTAAAAAGGAGCTCAAAAAATGCAAAATCTAATTGA
- a CDS encoding ABC transporter ATP-binding protein → MQNLIEVKNAGFYYEAGKFCFRGLSFELARAQTLAILGLNGQGKSTLMFCMMGILQPKEGEIAREAKFAFLPQSFGVAFDYSVLDIVLMGRVREISLFSKPGKKDIQICLDALDTLGIAHLQKRSFNALSGGQRQLVLFARALASGSDVLFLDEPASALDIKNQDRVLSLIANLRSNSDASIVFTTHQPNHALAVADRTLILRNDLSYDYGESDEILTESALSSLYDVRIKTAKFDVEGEQTTSITQIFSAQVK, encoded by the coding sequence ATGCAAAATCTAATTGAGGTAAAAAACGCAGGCTTTTACTACGAAGCGGGGAAATTTTGCTTTCGCGGCTTAAGCTTCGAGCTCGCTCGCGCCCAAACGCTAGCTATTTTGGGCCTAAACGGACAAGGCAAAAGCACGCTGATGTTTTGTATGATGGGGATCTTGCAACCCAAAGAAGGCGAGATCGCGCGCGAGGCTAAATTTGCCTTCTTGCCGCAGAGCTTCGGCGTGGCGTTTGATTACAGCGTGCTTGATATCGTGCTGATGGGGCGGGTGCGCGAGATTTCGCTCTTTTCCAAGCCCGGCAAAAAGGATATCCAAATCTGCCTTGACGCGCTAGATACGCTAGGTATCGCTCATCTGCAAAAGCGCAGCTTTAACGCCCTTAGCGGCGGGCAGAGGCAGCTCGTGCTCTTTGCCAGAGCCCTAGCTAGCGGCAGCGACGTACTGTTTTTGGACGAGCCCGCAAGCGCGCTGGATATAAAAAATCAAGACCGCGTGCTAAGCCTCATCGCAAATTTGCGCTCAAATAGCGATGCGAGCATAGTTTTCACCACTCACCAGCCTAACCACGCCCTAGCCGTCGCCGATCGCACGCTGATTTTGCGAAACGATCTTAGCTACGACTACGGCGAAAGCGACGAAATTTTAACCGAATCCGCGCTTAGCTCGCTTTACGATGTGCGGATCAAAACGGCTAAATTTGACGTCGAAGGCGAGCAGACGACCAGCATCACGCAAATTTTCAGCGCGCAGGTGAAGTAG
- a CDS encoding CBS domain-containing protein — MKAKNVMKDEILPTVRKDASIKFVINETTRGKLDNVLSVDQNGFGWNFKR, encoded by the coding sequence ATGAAAGCTAAGAACGTTATGAAAGATGAAATTTTGCCAACCGTCCGCAAAGATGCGAGTATAAAATTTGTGATAAACGAAACGACACGCGGCAAACTAGATAACGTTTTGTCAGTGGATCAAAACGGTTTCGGTTGGAATTTTAAGCGATGA
- a CDS encoding NAD(P)/FAD-dependent oxidoreductase translates to MSEKLTEEILKDINKNSSVSRRDALKMAMATPLALSIFGTEEAQAMPVSDAKGKIVIVGGGLSGLSTAARLCRRLKNPDVTLIEPNEHSVSYQAGTSLIAADVYKKEDVWYNTKDYMPSEVKWIKRSAANFDPENNTVILDNGERISYDYLIVAMGMALNYGAVDGLVGQTTTSGDCKEVREKVGKNGVYSLYFIDGSVDARDGIKSIVQRAKKMDKNDPKLELVFSDSPTPIKCGGAPKKIAYIAHDLIKKAGVRDRVNITFYTNSGKLFNVPEYAEAIEKQFKARDIKFFFKTRLVKVDTQNQVATFEKSWIEKGEFDKDLGEYEEIKKTETFEKKFDFLHVVPHQGAPKAVGDSPLGSSTSFVPVDKETLQHVKFKNVFSIGDCAAVPLGKTGGSARKQYKVLVENLVTLMEGGTEFKEKYDGYTVCPLITGVGTVMFAEFDWSGHPAPSFPLDPTQERWTMWILKAYIMKPMVMCGMLSGRI, encoded by the coding sequence ATGAGTGAGAAATTAACCGAAGAAATTTTAAAAGATATAAACAAAAATAGTAGCGTGAGCCGTAGAGACGCCCTTAAAATGGCGATGGCTACTCCTCTTGCTCTGTCTATATTTGGGACCGAGGAAGCTCAGGCTATGCCTGTTTCGGACGCAAAAGGAAAGATCGTCATAGTTGGCGGAGGTCTTAGCGGTTTATCAACGGCGGCTAGGCTTTGCAGGAGATTAAAAAATCCGGACGTTACGTTAATCGAGCCAAACGAACACTCCGTTTCATATCAAGCCGGTACTTCTCTAATCGCCGCTGACGTTTATAAAAAAGAAGACGTTTGGTATAACACAAAAGACTATATGCCAAGCGAGGTTAAATGGATAAAGCGATCGGCTGCAAATTTCGATCCTGAAAACAACACTGTAATCTTAGACAACGGCGAGAGAATTTCATACGATTATCTAATAGTCGCTATGGGTATGGCATTAAATTACGGCGCAGTAGATGGACTTGTCGGACAAACCACTACGAGCGGAGATTGCAAAGAAGTGCGCGAAAAAGTCGGTAAAAACGGCGTTTATTCTTTATATTTCATAGACGGCTCGGTTGATGCGAGAGACGGCATAAAAAGCATCGTCCAAAGAGCTAAAAAAATGGATAAAAACGATCCTAAACTGGAATTGGTATTTTCAGACTCACCAACCCCTATAAAATGCGGTGGAGCACCTAAAAAGATTGCTTATATAGCTCACGATTTGATAAAAAAAGCCGGCGTTAGAGATAGAGTAAATATAACATTTTACACAAATTCCGGTAAGCTTTTTAACGTTCCGGAGTATGCCGAAGCGATCGAGAAACAGTTTAAAGCAAGAGATATTAAATTCTTTTTCAAAACAAGGCTCGTTAAAGTCGATACTCAAAATCAAGTCGCTACTTTTGAGAAAAGCTGGATAGAAAAGGGAGAATTCGACAAAGATTTGGGTGAGTATGAAGAGATCAAAAAAACCGAAACATTTGAGAAGAAATTCGATTTTCTACATGTCGTTCCACATCAAGGCGCTCCAAAAGCCGTTGGAGATTCGCCGCTTGGCTCATCGACTAGCTTCGTGCCGGTCGATAAAGAAACTCTTCAACACGTTAAATTTAAAAACGTGTTTTCTATCGGCGATTGTGCGGCCGTTCCTCTTGGCAAAACGGGTGGAAGCGCACGTAAGCAGTATAAAGTTTTGGTAGAAAATTTGGTTACTTTAATGGAAGGCGGCACCGAATTTAAAGAGAAATATGACGGCTACACCGTTTGTCCGCTTATAACCGGCGTAGGTACGGTGATGTTTGCGGAATTTGATTGGAGCGGACATCCTGCGCCATCTTTCCCGCTTGATCCTACGCAAGAAAGATGGACTATGTGGATACTAAAAGCATACATAATGAAGCCTATGGTAATGTGCGGAATGCTATCGGGCAGGATTTAA
- a CDS encoding ABC transporter substrate-binding protein encodes MGKFKIFALALALCANSLFADRVITDQLGRDVTLPDEVKRIVVLQHQSLNALNELNALDKVVGVQESWEKSLGKNYIRLAPSLKDMPTPGDLKVINYEAVLKLNPDVVIVTNYIPKEYIEKMNELKIPVIAVSFQRSDAADKGKLNPTFKDDEAAYTEGFYDGIELLGKVANRDKEAAELIGFVKTSQEQLKAKFSDFIVDKRPKIYMANPDLTTYGSGKYTGIMFMRAGAQNVAAQSIKGYKQVSAEQVLAWAPQMIFVQDRYPQVPAELKSNPQLANLSAVKEDKIYMMPEYAKAWGYPTAEAMALGEWWLAMKLYPTHFDEAEFDKKVEEFYQKFYRTSYK; translated from the coding sequence ATGGGTAAGTTTAAAATTTTCGCACTAGCTCTTGCGCTTTGCGCGAATTCGCTTTTCGCAGATCGCGTTATAACCGATCAGTTAGGTCGCGACGTCACGCTGCCTGATGAGGTTAAACGCATAGTCGTGCTTCAGCACCAAAGCCTAAACGCGCTCAACGAGCTAAACGCGCTAGATAAGGTCGTCGGCGTGCAGGAGTCGTGGGAAAAGTCGCTCGGTAAAAACTACATCCGCCTAGCGCCCAGCCTCAAAGATATGCCCACACCGGGCGATCTAAAGGTCATCAACTACGAGGCGGTGCTCAAGCTAAATCCCGACGTCGTGATCGTCACGAACTACATCCCAAAAGAATACATCGAAAAGATGAACGAGCTCAAAATCCCCGTCATTGCCGTTAGTTTTCAACGCAGCGACGCCGCCGATAAGGGCAAGCTAAATCCGACTTTCAAAGACGATGAGGCAGCCTACACCGAAGGCTTTTACGACGGGATCGAGCTTCTTGGCAAGGTGGCAAACCGCGATAAAGAGGCCGCCGAGCTCATAGGCTTCGTAAAAACCTCGCAAGAGCAGCTAAAGGCTAAATTTAGCGACTTCATCGTAGATAAAAGACCTAAAATTTATATGGCAAATCCCGATCTCACGACCTACGGAAGCGGCAAATACACGGGCATAATGTTTATGCGAGCAGGCGCGCAAAACGTCGCGGCGCAGAGTATCAAGGGCTACAAGCAGGTATCTGCCGAGCAAGTTTTAGCGTGGGCGCCGCAGATGATCTTCGTGCAGGATCGCTACCCGCAGGTGCCCGCTGAGCTCAAATCCAACCCTCAGCTTGCAAATTTAAGCGCGGTTAAAGAGGATAAAATTTACATGATGCCCGAATACGCCAAAGCGTGGGGCTATCCGACTGCCGAAGCCATGGCGCTTGGCGAGTGGTGGCTAGCGATGAAGCTCTATCCAACGCACTTTGACGAGGCGGAGTTTGACAAAAAAGTGGAGGAATTTTATCAAAAATTCTACCGCACGAGCTATAAATAA